A section of the Entelurus aequoreus isolate RoL-2023_Sb linkage group LG21, RoL_Eaeq_v1.1, whole genome shotgun sequence genome encodes:
- the mtfp1 gene encoding mitochondrial fission process protein 1 — MTPTGKPSMDPTEEKASQEVDIYRDTWVRFLGYANEVGEAFRALVPSSVVWGSYAVATVYVAADALDKGKKAAAAHGDNPGQKTRVVAAVADTFLWQALASVIIPGITINRVCAASLHLLGRTTRWPLPVRKWTTTAIGLSTVPFIITPIDRSVDYLLDASLRKMYGPGDKQD; from the exons ATGACGCCAACAGGAAAGCCAAGCATGGATCCCACGGAAGAAAAAGCAAGCCAAGAAGTTGACATCTATCGCGACACATGGGTCCGCTTCCTAG GTTACGCCAACGAAGTGGGGGAGGCCTTCCGTGCGCTGGTGCCATCCAGCGTGGTGTGGGGCAGCTACGCGGTGGCCACGGTCTATGTGGCTGCTGATGCTCTGGACAAAGGGAAAAAAGCAGCTGCG GCGCACGGGGACAACCCAGGCCAGAAGACCCGCGTGGTGGCGGCGGTGGCGGACACGTTCCTGTGGCAGGCCCTGGCCTCCGTGATCATCCCCGGCATCACCATCAACCGCGTGTGCGCCGCCTCGCTGCACCTGCTGGGCCGCACCACCAGGTGGCCCCTGCCTGTGCGCAAGTGGACCACCACGGCCATTGGGCTCTCCACCGTCCCCTTCATCATCACCCCTATTGACAG GTCAGTGGACTACCTGCTGGACGCCAGCCTCCGCAAGATGTACGGTCCCGGCGACAAGCAGGATTAG